TACATGGTGATCGAGGTGAATCCCCGGGTCAGCCGCTCCTCCGCGCTGGCCTCCAAGGCCACCGGCTACCCCATCGCGAAGGTGGCGGCCAAGATCGCGGTCGGCCTCCGGCTGGACGAGATCCGCAACCCGGTGACGGGCACCACCTACGCCGCCTTCGAGCCAGCCCTGGACTACTGCGTGATCAAGATCCCCCGGTTCCCCTTCGACAAGTTCACCACCGCGGACCGCACCCTGGGCACGCAGATGAAGGCCACCGGCGAGGTGATGGCCATCGACCGCACCTTCCCCGGGGCGCTGCTGAAGGCGGTGCGGTCGCTGGAGACCGGCCGGGACGGGCTCTTCCATCCGGCGGTGCAGGCGCTGGACGACCAGGCGCTGCGGGAGAGGCTCCGCACCCCCAACGACGAGCGGCTCTGGGCGGTGGCGGAGGCGCTCCGCCGCGGGGTGACCGTCCCGGAGATCCACGCCCTCTCGGCCATCGACCCGTTCTTCCTGGACGGGATCGCGGCGATCGTGGCCATGGAGCGGGAGCTGGCCGATGGGCCGCTGACCGCCGAGCGGATGCGCCGGGCGAAACAGCTGGGCTTTTCCGACGCGGCCATCGGCCGCATCGTCGGGATGGACCCGCTGGCGGTGCGCCGGCTGCGCCTGGAGATGGGCGTGCGGCCGGTGTTCAAGATGGTGGACTCCTGCGCCGGGGAGTTCCCGGCGGCCACGCCGTACTACTACAGCTGCTACGATGAGGAGAACGAGGCGGTCTCCCCGCCCGGCCGCAAGGCGGTGGTGCTGGGCTCCGGGCCGATCCGCATCGGCCAGGGCATCGAGTTCGACTACTCGGCGGTGCACGCGGCCTGGGAGCTGAAGGCCGAGGGGATCCAGTCCATCGTCATCAACAACAACCCCGAGACCGTCTCCACCGACTTCGACACCTCCGACCGGCTCTACTTCGAGCCGCTCACCCTGGAGGACGTGCTGAACGTGGTGGAGCAGGAGGGCGACATCGAGGGGGTCATCTGCCAGTTTGGCGGGCAGACGGCCATCAACCTGGCGGTGCCGCTCAGCCGGGCTGGCGTCCGGGTGCTGGGCACCGACATCGACCAGATGGACCGGGCCGAGGACCGGCGGCGGTTCGACCAGTTGCTCAGCGACCTGTCCATCCCGCGGCCGCCGGGCGGCACCGCGACCTCCGTGGAGGAGGCGGTGGCGGTGGCCCGCCGCATCGGATACCCGGTGCTGGTGCGCCCCTCGTTCGTGCTGGGCGGTCGGGCGATGGAGATCGTCCACGACGAGGCGGAGCTCCGGGCGTATATGCGGGAGGCGATCGCGGTCTCCTCCGACCGGCCGGTGCTGGTGGACCGCTACTTCCTGGGCAAGGAGGTGGAGGTGGACTGCGTTTCCGACGGCGAGCAGGTGATCATCGCCGGCATCATGGAGCACCTGGAGCGGGCCGGCGTCCACTCCGGCGACTCCATCGCCGTCTACCCCACCGTCACCCTCACCCACCGGCAGCGGGAGACCATCGTCGCCTACTCCACCCGGCTGGCCCTGGCCCTGCAGGTCAAGGGGCTGGTCAACATCCAGTACGTAATCCACGGCGGCGAGATCTACGTCATCGAGGTCAACCCCCGCTCCAGCCGCACCGTGCCCTTCCTCACCAAGGTGACCGGGCTGGAGCTGGCCAAGGTGGCCACGCAGGTGATCGCCGGCCACACCCTGGCGGAGCTGGGCTACGACCCGGACCGGTCGGGCGCGGCGCTGGTGTTCCGGACGCCGGCGGGCGCGGGCTGGCTCTGGCCGGAACCGGCGGAGCGGGTGGCGGTGAAGGCGCCGGTCTTCTCGTGGCAGAAGCTGACCCAGGTGGATACGGCGCTCTCGCCGGAGATGAAGTCCACCGGCGAGGTGCTCGGGGTCGACGCCGACCTGCCCCGGGCGCTGTACAAGGCGCTCCTGGCCTCGGGCGTCCGGGTGCCCCACCGGGGGACGGTGCTCTTCACCGTGGCGGACCGGGACAAGGCCGAGGCGATGGGCCTCGCCCGCCAGTTCAGCGACCTGGGCTACCGCATCGTCGCCACCACCGGGACCGCCCGGGCGCTTCAGGCCTGCGCGATCCCGGCGGAGCGGGTGAACAAGGTCTCGGAGGGCGCGCCCGCCATCCCCGACCTGATCCGGGCGGGGAAGATCGACCTGGTGATCAACACCCTCACCCGCGGGCGGGACGCGCACCGGGACGGATTCATCATCCGGCGGACGGCGGTGGAGCACGGCGTGCCGACGCTGACCTCGCTGGACACCGCCCGGGCGGTGCTGACGGTGCTGTCGTCCCTGCGGGAGGGCGAGGAGGTCGGCATCTCGGCGGTGCAGGATTGGGTGTAGGCGCGGGCGGCGTTTCAGTGGTGTGGTCAGGAGACCGTGGCCGGGTGCGCATGAGACCCCGGCCACGGTCTCCTTTTCGCGACGGTCTTTGCCACCGTGGCACCAAAACAGAGAGCCCTGCATCCCTGCAGGGCTCTGCACGGTTGGAAAATCACCCTGTGCCATAATCTTGCAGCACGTGACCGACCTTATCCCGCAGTATTTGGGGACACTCGGGCCGAGGCAACTGTCCTGAGACCGAGAGATGCTTGGAATAGGCCGGACTAAGGGAAATCTATGGGGCCGACATCCTCGATGACCTCTACTTCCCACAAGTCCGCTGGGAACGTAAACAGCACGTCGCCACCATCCCAGAGCACCCGCACCGTGGAGTCGCCGTTGAATGCTGCGATGATCTCATCCCGACGGGAAAAATCATTAAATTCAAAATACGTCAGGAGAGCCATTTTCGGCTGTTCCGGCGTCAAGTCAACGTCCCACATTCCAGGGTCGAGGTTGGTTCCCATGAGGGCCCGCGGGGTATACCTAAACACTTCTTGCGGCAGCCACACCGCTGCGTGTACATTCTCCAGCGTTTCTGAAGCGTGGGAAGTGATAACGACTTTAACCGCAGCAAGTCCGGTGTTGGGAACTGCGGGATGCTGAAGGACCCGCAATATGGGTTCTACGGAGAAGTTCACCTCATCCAGGTGCCTTGGCTCCAGATTCGGCGGAACATCGGAGGGAATCAGCTG
The nucleotide sequence above comes from Symbiobacterium thermophilum IAM 14863. Encoded proteins:
- the carB gene encoding carbamoyl-phosphate synthase large subunit; protein product: MPRRQDVEKVLVIGSGPIVIGQAAEFDYAGTQACQALREEGLRVVLINSNPATIMTDRHVADRVYIEPITPEFVERVIARERPQGLLPTLGGQVGLNMAMQLEEAGVLARYGVRLLGTPLTAIRRAEDRAEFRALMKEIGEPVPESAIVTTPEEALAFGEEVGYPLIVRPAYTLGGTGGGIAHDREEMRDIVTRGLKLSPVTQCLVERSLLGWKEIEYEVMRDGAGNAITICSMENIDPVGVHTGDSIVVAPSQTLTDREHQILRSAALKIIDALGIEGGCNVQFALNPHAREYMVIEVNPRVSRSSALASKATGYPIAKVAAKIAVGLRLDEIRNPVTGTTYAAFEPALDYCVIKIPRFPFDKFTTADRTLGTQMKATGEVMAIDRTFPGALLKAVRSLETGRDGLFHPAVQALDDQALRERLRTPNDERLWAVAEALRRGVTVPEIHALSAIDPFFLDGIAAIVAMERELADGPLTAERMRRAKQLGFSDAAIGRIVGMDPLAVRRLRLEMGVRPVFKMVDSCAGEFPAATPYYYSCYDEENEAVSPPGRKAVVLGSGPIRIGQGIEFDYSAVHAAWELKAEGIQSIVINNNPETVSTDFDTSDRLYFEPLTLEDVLNVVEQEGDIEGVICQFGGQTAINLAVPLSRAGVRVLGTDIDQMDRAEDRRRFDQLLSDLSIPRPPGGTATSVEEAVAVARRIGYPVLVRPSFVLGGRAMEIVHDEAELRAYMREAIAVSSDRPVLVDRYFLGKEVEVDCVSDGEQVIIAGIMEHLERAGVHSGDSIAVYPTVTLTHRQRETIVAYSTRLALALQVKGLVNIQYVIHGGEIYVIEVNPRSSRTVPFLTKVTGLELAKVATQVIAGHTLAELGYDPDRSGAALVFRTPAGAGWLWPEPAERVAVKAPVFSWQKLTQVDTALSPEMKSTGEVLGVDADLPRALYKALLASGVRVPHRGTVLFTVADRDKAEAMGLARQFSDLGYRIVATTGTARALQACAIPAERVNKVSEGAPAIPDLIRAGKIDLVINTLTRGRDAHRDGFIIRRTAVEHGVPTLTSLDTARAVLTVLSSLREGEEVGISAVQDWV